ACATCGCGATCACGGGGATACCGACCGTGATCGCCTCCGTCACGGCCTGTGCGTCGCCGATCGGGTCCGTGACGACGACCACGTCGGGTTCGATGTAGCCGTCGTACTTGGGGTTGGTCAGGGTGCCGGGGATGAACCGACCGGTCCGCGCGCGCGCTCCGATGGTCTCGGCGAACTTCTCGGCCGGGAACCGGCCGTACTGACGCGAGGAGGTGACGAGCACCTGCTCGGGGTCGTAGTTCGAGAGGAAGTCCGCGGCCGTGCGGATACGCTCGTCGGTCTTCGAGATGTCCAGCACGTACAGCCCGTCCGTGCGCACGCGGTGGATGAACCGCTCCATGTCCTTGGTCTTCTGCTGGGTCCCGATGTGGGCCCCCGCGCCGAGGTACTCCTCGACGGGAATGAGGAGGTCTGCCTCCTCGTCGGACATGACGTCGTCGTCGAGCGCCGGCCCGGCCGGCTCCCCCTCGTCTATGTCTACTTCGGCCTCGGCCTCTACCTCCTCGGTGTCGGTGTCGGCGTCGGCGCTCGGTTCCTCGGTCTCGGCTCTGACGTCCTCGTCGGGATCGACGTCGGGGTCCCCGCCCGCTTCGGGTTCGGGTTCCTCGTCGAT
Above is a window of Halalkalicoccus subterraneus DNA encoding:
- the rpsB gene encoding 30S ribosomal protein S2 translates to MSNEPDQDGLEAAEEEIDEEPEPEAGGDPDVDPDEDVRAETEEPSADADTDTEEVEAEAEVDIDEGEPAGPALDDDVMSDEEADLLIPVEEYLGAGAHIGTQQKTKDMERFIHRVRTDGLYVLDISKTDERIRTAADFLSNYDPEQVLVTSSRQYGRFPAEKFAETIGARARTGRFIPGTLTNPKYDGYIEPDVVVVTDPIGDAQAVTEAITVGIPVIAMCDSNNSTSNVDLVIPTNNKGRKALSVVYWLLANETLDRRGADTVYALEDFESGI